In one window of Primulina tabacum isolate GXHZ01 chromosome 8, ASM2559414v2, whole genome shotgun sequence DNA:
- the LOC142553540 gene encoding histone deacetylase HDT1-like isoform X2: MEFWGVEVKPGEPLKVQPEFGKLIHISQAALGEVKDVKGAKYVPLRLTIDAKSLVLGALSAEERTQLMFDLVFEREFELSHDCKTGSVYFMGYIADDPVSDEEDFSDEFEDEPMDALLTGNIKQNLGDVKDAKTAATTKAGNKKEGLPVSDEDEDDSKSDPDDEIAFMKSAREDFNDDSEEDSEDDMDGSFSSEEEEPSKTKKRPADSAQKAPVLNKKAKPSTPNKTGNKTAHDAIPLPSKKPGKGPASNKPNGKNKKSNGRMSRK; encoded by the exons ATGGAGTTTTGGG GAGTTGAAGTCAAACCTGGTGAACCACTTAAGGTGCAACCTGAGTTTGGCAAATTGATACATATCTCACAG GCAGCATTGGGGGAGGTGAAGGATGTGAAAGGAGCCAAGTATGTTCCCCTTCGTCTGACGATTGATGCCAAGAGCTTAGTTCTGGGAGCTCTTTCAGCTGAAGAAAGAACTCAATTGATGTTTGACTTGGTATTTGAGAGAGAATTTGAGCTATCACACGACTGCAAAACCGGAAGTGTGTACTTTATGGGTTATATTGCTGATGATCCAGTTTCAG ACGAGGAAGATTTCTCGGATGAATTTGAGGATGAACCAATGGACGCACTTCTAACTG ggaATATCAAGCAAAATCTCGGGGATGTGAAGGATGCTAAAACTGCTGCCACCACCAAAGCTGGAAACAAGAAAGAAGGGCTACCTGTCTCCGATGAAGATGAGGATGACAGTAAATCTGATCCTGATGATGAGATAGCATTTATGAAATCAGCACGGGAGGATTTTAATGACGACTCTGAAGAA GATTCTGAAGATGACATGGATGGGAGTTTTTCCAGCGAAGAAGAAGAACCGTCGAAG ACCAAGAAAAGGCCAGCTGATTCTGCACAAAAAGCTCCTGTTTTAAACAAGAAAGCTAAACCTTCCACTCCTAACAAAACAG GTAACAAGACTGCCCATGATGCCATTCCTTTACCTTCAAAAAAACCTGGAAAAGGTCCAGCTTCCAATAAACCAAATGGAAAGAACAAGAAGTCGAATGGCCGCATGTCTCGCAAATGA
- the LOC142553540 gene encoding histone deacetylase HDT1-like isoform X1 — protein MEFWGVEVKPGEPLKVQPEFGKLIHISQAALGEVKDVKGAKYVPLRLTIDAKSLVLGALSAEERTQLMFDLVFEREFELSHDCKTGSVYFMGYIADDPVSDEEDFSDEFEDEPMDALLTGNIKQNLGDVKDAKTAATTKAGNKKEGLPVSDEDEDDSKSDPDDEIAFMKSAREDFNDDSEEDSEDDMDGSFSSEEEEPSKAQQTKKRPADSAQKAPVLNKKAKPSTPNKTGNKTAHDAIPLPSKKPGKGPASNKPNGKNKKSNGRMSRK, from the exons ATGGAGTTTTGGG GAGTTGAAGTCAAACCTGGTGAACCACTTAAGGTGCAACCTGAGTTTGGCAAATTGATACATATCTCACAG GCAGCATTGGGGGAGGTGAAGGATGTGAAAGGAGCCAAGTATGTTCCCCTTCGTCTGACGATTGATGCCAAGAGCTTAGTTCTGGGAGCTCTTTCAGCTGAAGAAAGAACTCAATTGATGTTTGACTTGGTATTTGAGAGAGAATTTGAGCTATCACACGACTGCAAAACCGGAAGTGTGTACTTTATGGGTTATATTGCTGATGATCCAGTTTCAG ACGAGGAAGATTTCTCGGATGAATTTGAGGATGAACCAATGGACGCACTTCTAACTG ggaATATCAAGCAAAATCTCGGGGATGTGAAGGATGCTAAAACTGCTGCCACCACCAAAGCTGGAAACAAGAAAGAAGGGCTACCTGTCTCCGATGAAGATGAGGATGACAGTAAATCTGATCCTGATGATGAGATAGCATTTATGAAATCAGCACGGGAGGATTTTAATGACGACTCTGAAGAA GATTCTGAAGATGACATGGATGGGAGTTTTTCCAGCGAAGAAGAAGAACCGTCGAAG GCACAGCAGACCAAGAAAAGGCCAGCTGATTCTGCACAAAAAGCTCCTGTTTTAAACAAGAAAGCTAAACCTTCCACTCCTAACAAAACAG GTAACAAGACTGCCCATGATGCCATTCCTTTACCTTCAAAAAAACCTGGAAAAGGTCCAGCTTCCAATAAACCAAATGGAAAGAACAAGAAGTCGAATGGCCGCATGTCTCGCAAATGA
- the LOC142553541 gene encoding uncharacterized protein LOC142553541 yields the protein MPSSKINQRYGGHEKNKRGRLSEKSSSFNGRRYGEEAEILPRPRTVPDLMAGRRRGGNTPDEAVAMVRPLKLTKLLLNITVQRSLGPVQVLIPPEATVEDLIAATLLQYAKEARRPVLSTVAPSFDLHYSQFSLESLDRDVKLSELGSRNFFLCPKATASAEAESGGTASSVEYKMFKGS from the exons ATGCCGTCGTCTAAGATTAATCAACGGTATGGAGGTCATGAGAAGAACAAGAGGGGGAGGTTGTCGGAGAAGTCATCGTCGTTTAACGGCAGACGGTATGGGGAAGAGGCGGAAATTCTTCCGAGGCCGCGGACGGTGCCGGACTTGATGGCAGGCAGGAGAAGAGGTGGGAACACTCCGGATGAAGCGGTGGCCATGGTGAGGCCGCTGAAGCTGACCAAGTTGCTGCTGAACATCACCGTACAGAGGAGTCTTGGCCCTGTTCAAGTGTTGATCCCGCCGGAGGCGACAGTGGAGGATTTGATTGCGGCGACGCTGCTCCAGTACGCCAAGGAGGCACGCCGGCCTGTTCTTTCAACAGTTGCTCCAAGCTTTGACCTCCATTACTCCCAGTTTAGCTTGGAAA GTTTGGACCGTGACGTTAAGCTATCGGAGTTGGGGTCAAGAAACTTCTTTCTCTGCCCAAAGGCCACGGCGTCCGCCGAGGCGGAAAGTGGTGGCACGGCGTCAAGCGTCGAATACAAGATGTTCAAAGGAAGCTGA